aaaatttaatattttgtaggggttaacacataaattttgagaaaatttaaaaaaatatgacaatattgttttaacgaATAGTTGCGTCCTgcaataaaatatgatgatgttgacaGAGGTTTatagcctttgttgtctcatttttaaagaaaataatgatcttatagtggttatttcaccgatttatagagtattttgaagttttactaatttaattgataaacagTTATAACAATTCCCATaaaccatgaaagaaagtttaacataaattaatacaaatgtagaatgtggttagaaatattaaaacaacactaaaaagtttgggcttcattatatagagcgtttaacaacgtaaaactcaatattttcgtaggggttaacacatagattctgagaaaaattcaaaaatataaaaatatttttttaatgtgtagTTGTCTCacgtactaatatatgatgatggtgaaagaggtttgaaacctttgttatctctatttctcaagagaatagcgattttataatggttagtccactaatttatggagtatatgaagttttactaaattaatttataaaaaaaattgaacggtgttcacgtaccatgaaagagagtttatcatatattaatacaaatgtagaatgtggttagaaattttaaaacaacactaatgattataggcttcagtatataaccaaaatttcaaatttttttaagggttaacacatagattttaagaaaatttcaaaaaatatgacaatattgttttaatgcatagttgcgtcgtgcactaaaatatgatgatgttgaaagaggtgtaaagcctttgttgtctggtttttaaacaaaatagtgATCTTATAGTGGTTATTTTACCGATTTacatagagcgtttaacgtaaaactcaatattttcgtaggagttaacacatagattttgagaaaaaatcaaaaatataacaacattgctttaatgcatagttgccttatgtactaatatatgatgatggtgaaagaggtttagaacttttgttgtctcaatttctctagagaatagcgattttataatgattaGTGTCcattaatttagggagtatatgaagttttactacattaatttataaaaaaaattgaacgatactcatgtaccatgaaagagagtttaacatatattaatacagatgtagaatgtggttagaaatttcaaaaaaaatacactaaagattataggcttcaatatataaaacatttatcaaaattcaatatttttgtagggttaatacataaattttgagaaaatttcaaaaaaaaaattataatattgttttaatgcatagttgcatcacgcattaacatatgatgatgttgaaggaGGTTTGGAGtatttgttgtctctattttcaaagaaaataacgattttatattgATTATTTACCGATTGagaaagtattatgaagttttaataaattaattgataaaaaaaattataacaattctcGTAAACTattaaaaagagtttagcatatattGATACATGTAAAACGACGTCTAATAAACAACCCCCTCCCCCGGGGCAGGACACAAGACCATATATGTCTAAAGGCCCCAGATCATTCTTCTCTTGTTTGAttttgtcaattatttatgtttatgagaagaagaaaactgaGCAGACTATGTGAAAATGTCCAAACTAAAACTTTGAatatcaaagagagagagagactggaTGAATAATTAATAATAGTGCCTAAAGTCATATTTGGTTTTTTGACCCCCAAAAATAAAGTCATACTTGGTCTCTCTCTCAATTACTGTTAATTTGGCCatcgcttctctctctctctctcaatctttCTGTTTGTAATAAGGGGCAAAAGGACGAGAGTTGTGGAGCCCAAAAAGCTAAGGGGTGGGGGGGGACCTTTCATGTGCTGGCTCCGACCTTGCAATGGTTCGTTGGTCTTTTATGGGTCTTGTCTGCTAGAGAATTTACCAAGAGAGAGTAGTAGAGTggaagataaaaaatattttcaactgTTGTTGCTAATAGAAGAGAGAAGGGATGAGAGAGACGTATCGTTCGGCGACTTGACCAAAATgctatctatctatcttatcTCCCTTTCTTCATCGCTCACTGTTTTCATACATAGAAGAAAGTTCTCTCTACTTTGCCAACGACAagtccctttttttttttttttggttaatatattaaattggtcttcttcttcctcatagATAACttgctttattattattattattaagaaaAAGGGTAGGTAATATTATTATTGGATTAGTGTGGGGGTGATCCATCCATCCGTAGATCTGCAACTGAGAAATTCCACAAGCCCATCCTTGGACAAGATTCCCATCTTACCAAAAGGTAAAGTTTCCATTTTTGAGTGAAATAAGCGCCACTTTGGAGTTTGTACTGTTTCTCTCGATTGGCTTTGACCAAATCAGCTTTctgatattattatttgattcaTGTGCAGTTGGCCCCATTTCATTGTTAtgttgttgagatgagagatgaGGGATGAGGGATGCTCTCTGCCTTGATGAACTTTCTCAATGCCTGTCTCTGGCCTACTCGCTctgaccaccaccaccaccaccaagatGGAGATGGAGGCCGTCAAGATGGGCTCTTGTGGTACCGAGACTCGGGTCACCACGTCTTTGGTGACTTCTCCATGGCCGTCGTTCAAGCCAACAACTTGCTGGAGGACCAGAGGCAGCTCGAGTCTGGTTCtctttcctcctcctcctcctctgctCCTCCTTACGGCACCTTTCTTGGCGTCTACGATGGTCACGGCGGCCCTGAGACTTCCCGCTTCATCAACCATCATCTCTTCCTCCATCTCAAGAGTGAGTTAGTAATCAACCCTATATATATTGGCTCTACTAGTTATTATAGAGCTACAAaggaaatttagaaaataaagtcTTAAAGTCACTTTGGACCACCACTAGGATTTGCTGCGGAGCAAGAGTGTATGTCGGCTGATGTGATAAAGAAAGCCTTCCAAGCCACTGAAGAAGGTTTCCTCTCCTTAGTTTCCAATCGATTCCAAACCACGCCTCAACTAGCCACCGTTGGCTCTTGCTGCCTTGTTTGCGTCATCTCCGATGGCACTCTCTACGTTGCCAATGCTGGCGACTCACGTGCCGTCCTCGGACAACTCTTCAAGTCAACTGCTGCTGCGGGGGATGTTCACGCCACTCAGCTCTCTGCTGAGCACAATGCCTCCATTGAGTCTGTGCGACGGGAACTCCAGGCCCTGCATCCCGACCATCCTGATATCGTGCTTCTTAAACATAACGTTTGGAGAGTCAAAGGAATCATTCAGGTTAAATAACTATTatcatcattaattttttacttgGTCTGATGAGATGGTGTTTGGTTACTCAATCATAGGTTTCAAGATCCATAGGGGATGTGTATCTGAAACGGTCCGAGTTCAACAGGGAACCATTGTATGCGAAATTCAGACTGAGGGCACCCTTCAGCAGGCCGTTGCTGAGTGCAGAGCCGTCGATCACGGTGCATACACTGCAGCCCCATGACCTGTTTATAATATGTGCCTCCGATGGACTATGGGAACATATGAGCAACCAAGAAGCTGTAGAGATTGTCCATACTCATCCGCGTAACGTGAGAAGACACAACACTCATTATTATAAATGTTGTTGTTGTAAGGTAGTAAGTAGTAACACTTGTTGTGGTTGTGGCAGGGGATAGCAAAGAGGCTGGTGAAAATGGCGCTTAAAGAAGCggcaaagaagagagagatgaggTACTCAGACCTCAAAAAGATAGACAGGGGGGTACGAAGGCATTTCCACGATGACATAACAGTCATAGTTGTCTTCTTCGATACAAGCCTAGTTGTGAGCAGAGCGAGAGGACCGGCTGTGTCAGTGAGAGGCGCGGGAGTGAACCTTCCTCACAACAGCTTGGCCCCTTGCACCACTGCTGGCGCCTCCTGACCCTCGGTTATTTCCATGCAAGATGATGATGTGCTGCTTTGTAaactagatatatatatatatatttaattattgtttattGTTGTTGATTGGGGAAGGAAGGGATCATCTTAGGCCATCTGCATTAGTGAACCCCCATATGGGGttcataagatttttttaataatttaatggtGGGACCCGGAATAGTGATGAACCTCTATAAACCTCTATATATTTTGCATCCGCATTAGTGAACCCGAAGAAGAGGttctt
This genomic interval from Brassica napus cultivar Da-Ae chromosome A6, Da-Ae, whole genome shotgun sequence contains the following:
- the LOC106435551 gene encoding probable protein phosphatase 2C 64 isoform X2; translated protein: MLSALMNFLNACLWPTRSDHHHHHQDGDGGRQDGLLWYRDSGHHVFGDFSMAVVQANNLLEDQRQLESGSLSSSSSSAPPYGTFLGVYDGHGGPETSRFINHHLFLHLKSDHFGPPLGFAAEQECMSADVIKKAFQATEEGFLSLVSNRFQTTPQLATVGSCCLVCVISDGTLYVANAGDSRAVLGQLFKSTAAAGDVHATQLSAEHNASIESVRRELQALHPDHPDIVLLKHNVWRVKGIIQVSRSIGDVYLKRSEFNREPLYAKFRLRAPFSRPLLSAEPSITVHTLQPHDLFIICASDGLWEHMSNQEAVEIVHTHPRNGIAKRLVKMALKEAAKKREMRYSDLKKIDRGVRRHFHDDITVIVVFFDTTAWPLAPLLAPPDPRLFPCKMMMCCFVN
- the LOC106435551 gene encoding probable protein phosphatase 2C 64 isoform X1, which encodes MLSALMNFLNACLWPTRSDHHHHHQDGDGGRQDGLLWYRDSGHHVFGDFSMAVVQANNLLEDQRQLESGSLSSSSSSAPPYGTFLGVYDGHGGPETSRFINHHLFLHLKSDHFGPPLGFAAEQECMSADVIKKAFQATEEGFLSLVSNRFQTTPQLATVGSCCLVCVISDGTLYVANAGDSRAVLGQLFKSTAAAGDVHATQLSAEHNASIESVRRELQALHPDHPDIVLLKHNVWRVKGIIQVSRSIGDVYLKRSEFNREPLYAKFRLRAPFSRPLLSAEPSITVHTLQPHDLFIICASDGLWEHMSNQEAVEIVHTHPRNGIAKRLVKMALKEAAKKREMRYSDLKKIDRGVRRHFHDDITVIVVFFDTSLVVSRARGPAVSVRGAGVNLPHNSLAPCTTAGAS
- the LOC106435551 gene encoding probable protein phosphatase 2C 64 isoform X4, whose protein sequence is MPVSGLLALTTTTTTKMEMEAVKMGSCGTETRVTTSLVTSPWPSFKPTTCWRTRGSSSLVLFPPPPPLLLLTAPFLASTMVTAALRLPASSTIISSSISRVRFAAEQECMSADVIKKAFQATEEGFLSLVSNRFQTTPQLATVGSCCLVCVISDGTLYVANAGDSRAVLGQLFKSTAAAGDVHATQLSAEHNASIESVRRELQALHPDHPDIVLLKHNVWRVKGIIQVSRSIGDVYLKRSEFNREPLYAKFRLRAPFSRPLLSAEPSITVHTLQPHDLFIICASDGLWEHMSNQEAVEIVHTHPRNGIAKRLVKMALKEAAKKREMRYSDLKKIDRGVRRHFHDDITVIVVFFDTSLVVSRARGPAVSVRGAGVNLPHNSLAPCTTAGAS
- the LOC106435551 gene encoding probable protein phosphatase 2C 64 isoform X3, translating into MLSALMNFLNACLWPTRSDHHHHHQDGDGGRQDGLLWYRDSGHHVFGDFSMAVVQANNLLEDQRQLESGSLSSSSSSAPPYGTFLGVYDGHGGPETSRFINHHLFLHLKRFAAEQECMSADVIKKAFQATEEGFLSLVSNRFQTTPQLATVGSCCLVCVISDGTLYVANAGDSRAVLGQLFKSTAAAGDVHATQLSAEHNASIESVRRELQALHPDHPDIVLLKHNVWRVKGIIQVSRSIGDVYLKRSEFNREPLYAKFRLRAPFSRPLLSAEPSITVHTLQPHDLFIICASDGLWEHMSNQEAVEIVHTHPRNGIAKRLVKMALKEAAKKREMRYSDLKKIDRGVRRHFHDDITVIVVFFDTSLVVSRARGPAVSVRGAGVNLPHNSLAPCTTAGAS